From the Montipora capricornis isolate CH-2021 chromosome 2, ASM3666992v2, whole genome shotgun sequence genome, one window contains:
- the LOC138038640 gene encoding coatomer subunit epsilon-like: protein MLITVTSSSLKGLLRDATTRGVLEKSSLPTRKSNMAGGGDVDELFEIRNSFFIGNYQFCINEAQKLHPSSRELAIEKDVYMYRAYTAQGKHRVVLDEVSSVSPTEVQPVRMLADYHQNPSKRDVILKAIEKKLNSSDLNDYDLLVAASIYFNEQNYESALRCLHQSESLECSSLQVQIYLAMDRVDLAKKELKRMQDQDDDATLTQLALAWFNLAVGGEKSQDAYYIFQELSDKYTPTVMLLNGQAIAYMHMGKFEEAESMLQDALDKDSSNPESLINMIVLSQHLGKAPEVTTRYISQLKDGNPNHPFTVEFQAKEKHFDQFANQYTVSVQS from the exons ATGTTAATAACTGTGACAAGCTCAAGCTTGAAGGGACTTTTG CGAGATGCCACCACCCGGGGAGTCCTGGAGAAGAGTTCACTTCCAACAAGAAAAAGCAACATGGCGGGCGGTGGTGACGTGGATGAACTCTTCGAAATCAGGAATTCCTTCTTTATTGGCAATTACCAGTTCTGTATAAATGAAGCTCAAAAGTTGCAT CCTTCTTCTAGGGAGCTGGCCATCGAAAAGGACGTGTATATGTACAGAGCCTACACTGCACAG GGTAAGCATCGAGTCGTTTTAGACGAGGTATCGTCAGTGTCACCCACAGAGGTCCAGCCAGTGAGGATGTTGGCCGATTATCACCAGAATCCAAGTAAAAG GGATGTCATTTTAAAGGCAATAGAAAAGAAACTGAATTCCAGTGATCTCAATGACTATGACCTGCTTGTAGCAGCTTCCATCTATTTCAATGAACAG AATTATGAGTCTGCATTACGTTGTCTCCACCAGTCAGAGTCTTTAGAATG CTCTTCTCTGCAAGTTCAAATCTACCTTGCCATGGACCGAGTAGACCTTGCCAA GAAAGAACTTAAACGTATGCAG GACCAGGATGATGATGCTACCTTGACCCAACTTGCTCTGGCCTGGTTTAATCTTGCTGTG GGTGGAGAAAAATCCCAGGATGCCTATTATATCTTTCAAGAACTGTCTGACAAATACACACCGACAGTTATGTTGCTCAACGGACAGGCCATTGCTTACATGCACATGGGAAAGTTTGAAGAGGCTGAGAGTATGCTTCAAGACGCTCTAGACAAA gacagCAGTAATCCTGAGAGTCTCATCAACATGATTGTTTTGTCACAGCATTTGGGAAAAGCACCAGAG GTAACGACGCGATATATTTCACAGTTAAAAGATGGAAACCCTAACCATCCTTTTACAGTGGAATTTCAAGCAAAG GAGAAACATTTTGATCAATTTGCCAATCAATATACAGTGAGTGTGCAGTCTTGA